Proteins found in one Gopherus flavomarginatus isolate rGopFla2 chromosome 18, rGopFla2.mat.asm, whole genome shotgun sequence genomic segment:
- the IFNL1 gene encoding interferon lambda-1, giving the protein MSRMLLVSALLLVLVEAFAKGTPEEMLQDPATDCSAAIFRRKLDELSECQNLLVLEKKVDLTIRVIQNLTEPELVRNASRPLEILASIQEDLRSCIQLKGLDGDAAVQQPILAKWLREPHAGKSEGSARCLEGGVIFNLFHLLNELQNVAHKFNKSCH; this is encoded by the exons ATGAGCCGGATGCTGCTAGTCTCAGCTCTCCTGCTGGTGTTGGTGGAAGCTTTTGCCAAAGGGACTCCA GAGGAGATGCTCCAGGACCCTGCCACGGACTGTTCCGCTGCGATCTTCCGCCGCAAGCTGGACGAGCTGTCG GAATGTCAAAACTTGCTGGTGCTGGAGAAGAAAGTGGATCTGACCATCAGGGTCATTCAGAACCTCACCGAGCCCGAGCTGGTCAGGAACGCGTCCAGGCCCCTGGAGATCCTGGCGAGTATCCAGGAGGACCTGAGGAGCTGT ATCCAGCTGAAGGGCCTGGATGGCGACGCTGCTGTGCAGCAGCCGATCCTCGCCAAATGGCTCCGGGAGCCCCACGCTGGAAAAAGTGAG GGGTCTGCCAGATGCCTGGAGGGAGGCGTGATCTTCAACCTCTTCCACCTACTGAACGAGCTGCAGAATGTTGCCCACAAGTTCAACAAGTCCTGCCACTGA
- the SYCN gene encoding syncollin, translated as MAAAHTLLLFPLLLASSWAQCPALADLKNADRSKICAQLYTDNNPYYAQCCGGSVLQVQPGDDIPYIPFGWNNKVSSLVVAPRCELSIWSRMGKEGYSHKFNGGVVCRLQEIKKGLLGDWDNSISAYYCK; from the coding sequence ATGGCCGCTGCTCACACCCTGCTCCTCTTTCCCCTGCTCCTGGCCTCGTCCTGGGCCCAGTGCCCGGCGCTGGCGGACCTGAAGAACGCCGACAGGAGCAAGATCTGTGCCCAGCTGTACACCGACAACAACCCCTACTACGCCCAGTgctgcgggggcagcgtgctGCAGGTTCAGCCCGGCGACGACATACCCTACATACCCTTCGGTTGGAACAACAAGGTCTCCTCCCTGGTGGTAGCGCCACGGTGCGAGCTCAGCATCTGgtccaggatgggcaaggaaggCTACAGCCACAAGTTCAACGGTGGGGTGGTGTGTCGGCTGCAGGAGATCAAGAAGGGGCTCCTGGGGGACTGGGACAACTCCATCTCCGCCTACTACTGCAAGTGA
- the NCCRP1 gene encoding F-box only protein 50, translating into MASQQLRAQTLPLSPGAQERSWQQQFEGAWELGRRGVPLPRNPDWKALCERKPFERNLLQSPNPEGVNISEPAPRQPPNSPRGSLESLGDFSGWAISTEELPPPVSSTKPISAAPRFSWCVKQQRVDLLAEGLWEELLDSYQPNITVMDWYEDSQLAESVYQLHVRLLAADGQTPLREFHHQGPEHGASQEKKNWCHVSHVFHGYGPGVRYVHFQHQTLDAETPGGLRRTRATDSSVSVQLRD; encoded by the exons ATGGCGTCCCAGCAGCTGCGGGCCCagaccctgcccctctcccccgggGCCCAGGAGCGGAGCTGGCAGCAGCAGTTCGAAGGGGCCTGGGAACTGGGCCGCAGGGGGGTCCCCCTGCCCAGGAACCCTGACTGGAAAGCCCTGTGCGAGCGCAAACCCTTCGAGAGGAACCTGCTGCAGAGCCCTAACCCCGAAG GTGTGAACATTTCGGAGCCAGCTCCCCGCCAGCCACCCAACAGCCCCCGGGGGTCGCTGGAGTCCTTGG GTGATTTCAGCGGCTGGGCCATTAGCACCGAGGAGCTCCCTCCCCCGGTGAGCAGCACGAAGCCCATTTCTGCGGCTCCGCGCTTCAG CTGGTGCGTCAAACAGCAGCGGGTCGACCTGCTGGCAGAGGGGCTGTGGGAAGAGCTCCTGGATTCCTACCAGCCGAACATCACCGTCATGGACTG GTACGAAGACAGCCAGCTGGCCGAGAGCGTGTACCAGCTGCATGTCCGGCTGCTGGCCGCCGATGGGCAGACGCCCCTGCGGGAATTCCACCACCAGGGCCCCGAGCACGGggcatcccaggagaagaagaACTGGTGCCAT GTTTCCCACGTTTTCCATGGCTATGGCCCGGGGGTGCGCTACGTCCATTTCCAGCACCAGACCTTGGACGCCGAGACGCCGGGCGGGCTCCGCCGCACCAGAGCGACGGACAGCAGCGTCTCTGTGCAGCTGCGGGACTGA